Below is a window of Pyrobaculum aerophilum str. IM2 DNA.
CCGGCGGATGACGGCGTGTATATCTCCATAGGTCGCATTAAGGGCACATCAATACCCGCGTATATTGATGCAGAAAAATTAGTGACGCAACACTGCGCAATTCTGGCGAGCACAGGCGCTGGCAAGAGCTGGCTAGCTGGCGTCATTGTGGAGAGGCTCTCCTTGCTGGACATCCCCATAGTGATAATAGATCCCCACGGCGAGTACTCCGCAATGTCTATCCCCGCCACAGAGGAGGGCAACGCAGTGGCTGAAAAGACAAGGATTTACGTAGTGGGCAAGGTAGACGTAAGCCCAGTAGACGAGGCTTTTAAAAAGAAATACGGAAAGCCGAGGAGTTATGTAAGAGTTGGAATTAACCCGAGGAGCATCCCCCTGCGCACTTTAGAGAAAATATTAGACATGCTCTACACCCTGTCTGACGCCCAGAAGAGAATTCTCGAAGAGGGATGGCAGTGGGCCACGAGCTACGGCGAGAGACAGCCGTTAACTACTGTGGAGGAGTTAGTAAACGAGGTTTTAGAAGGAGGTAAACACGCTGCGCCGCCTGGATACGCCGGGGAGATGGCTATGCGCGGACTTGAGGGCCGGCTGAAATCGCTGTTTTACACAAGCCCCATATTTATTACTAAATACGGAGACGCATTCCAAGGAGAGCCCATTAAACTCCTAGACCCCGAGGCTTACCTCACGCCGGCTATTCACATTTTTGACATCTCAGGCCTCGACGGGCTTGACCAACAGATATTTGTGGCGGTTCTCCTCGACCAGCTGTACAGAACAGCCGCCCGTAGGAAAAACCTCGCCACCTTTATAGTAATAGAAGAGGCGCATAACTTCGCCCCGGCGTCTACTCCAGCCGTAAGTAAGAGCTATATCGTAAAAATAGCGAGAGAGGGCAGGAAATTCGGCCTAGGCCTCTGTTTAATCACCCAGAGGCCGTCTAGGCTGGATCCCGACGTAGCGTCGCAAGCAATGACCCAGATCTTTAAAAGAATGATAAACCCCCATGACTTAAAATACGTATCAACAGTTGCGGAGCACTTAGACGATCCCAGGCCTCTGCGCGCGCTCGACGAGACCGAGGCCGTAATAACGGGCATTTCCGTCCCCGTGCCGATTGTCGCAGTAGTTGATACTAGATGGACCCGGCACGGGGGGACAGCGCCGAGTTTAAAAAGGAAGTAATAAAAGGGATTATTTTATCTGCACCTGAGCTGGCTTTACCTCTAAAATCTGGCCGGCGGCTATAGTCCTGCCCATATCTCTTAAAGCAAAGCGGCCTAGCGGCGGGAAGTCGCTGAACTTCTCTGCAACGACGGGCTTTAAGGGCTTTATTTTAACAATGGCCACATCTCCCTGTTTGATAAACTGCGGCTTCTGCTCCACTGCCTGGCCGGTGCGCGGGTCTAGCTTAGACACAAGCTCTGTAATCTGCACCGGCACGGTGGCCGTGTGTATGTGCATCACCGGGGCATAGCCAGGGCCTATGGCCGTTGGGTGCCACAACACCACAATGCGCGCGACGATTTCCTCAGCAACTGTAGGAACGTTGTCAGGCTTGCCCAGCACATCTCCACGCTTCACGTCCTCTTTAGCAATGCCCCTGACGTTAACGCCTATATTGTCGCCGGGTTGGGCTTGTTCAAGCTTCATGTGGTGAGTCTCAATTGAGCGCACATCCCCGACTTTTGCAGGCGGCACTATAACTACTCTATCGCCCACTTTTAACACGCCGGTCTCCACCCTCCCCACTACTACAGTGCCAGCGCCAGTGATAGTAAAGACATCTTGAATAGGCATTCTGAGCGGCTTGTCGACGGGCCTCTGAGGCGGCTGGAAAGAGTCAAACACTTCAAGAAGCGTGGGGCCTGTGTACCAAGGCGTATTTGACGACTTCGTCTTAATGTTATCTCCCTTTATGGCGCTTACCGGTATGAAGTGTATTTTGCTGGGATCGTAGCCCAAAAGCTTTAGTAGCTTGCTCACCTCGGCCTTTACTTGCTCGTATCTCTTCTGGTCGTAGTTCACGACGTCCATTTTATTAACAGCCACTACTATTTGTTGTACGCCTAAGGTCCTAATTAGGAATAAGTGCTCCCGGCCCTGTCCCTGCGGGCCAATTGCCGCCTCAAACTCTCCGGGGCGTGCGGAAATGACAAACAGCGCCGCATCGGCCTGGCTGGCGCCTACTATCATGTTCTTTACGAAGTCGCGGTGGCCCGGCAAGTCTATAATGGTGATAAAGAGCTTGTTGGTCTCAAAGCCGACGTGCGTGGCCTCAATTGTGACGCCGCGCTCTCGCTCTTCTTTAAACCTGTCGAGAATCCAGGCAAAGGCGAAGTCCTCCTTGCCTATTTTCTTAGCCATCTCCTCAATTTCTTTCAACGCCTTCTCATCTACGTAGCCCGTCTCGTAGAGCAGTCTGCCCACTAACGTCGATTTTCCATTGTCCACATGGCCCACTACTGCTAAGTTAATATGGGGCTTTTGTAGTGCCGTGGGTTTCGGTGGCAGTATTATCGATGGCATAAGCGTGGTTATTCATAGTCTTATAAACTTTTCGCGAAGAGTCCTTACACTCCATAACCTCACTGCGCCGGATGGCAAAATCCGCATAATCCGTAATATTACCAAATATAGGGTTTTATGAAAACTCAACGCCTTGCGTCGTCGTCAGCGTTACTTTGTACAAGAAATCCATCTGCCTCAGCGCCGCGGCATAGTCGAACTCGTTGAGGGCCGCTATTGCGTCTATGGGCACCACCACGTCGTAAAGCCTAAGCCTTGCGCTTGCCACAGTGTGGAGAACGCAGATATTGGCCACAGTGCCCGTGACTACTAAATGCCTAACGCCGTACATGCGGAGCACGTGGTCAAGCGGAGTGCCGAAAAAGGCGTCGTAGCGCATTTTTTCAATAACTATGTCTCCCTCCCTGGGTTTGAGCTCCTCTACTATCTGCCAGCCCCACGTCCCCTTGACCACGTGCTGGCCCCAAATCGGGAACTCCACGGGGTCGTCCTTATAGTGCGTGTCCTGGGTGTAGACGACTCTAACGCCCTTTGCTCTGGCGCGCTCTAGTAGCGATGCAATTCTCGGGATTATTTCCCTGGCGGCGGGGCCGTAGAGTTTGCCGTCTGGGTGGGCAAAGTCGTTTTGCATGTCTACTATCACCAACGCCGTCTGTTTAGCAGGCAAGGAGACTTTGTCCACAACGGCGATTTTAGGAACTTTCACAGTCTCCGGCAACATAGAGTATAGTCAACATGAAAATATTAGCTTTATGCCGAAAAGATAATAGGGGGTCAAAGAGTTTATCAAAAAAGCACGTAAATAGGCGTGAAAAACGGACGGGGCAGTTGGAATTAAGGAGGAAGGTCTACGCTACAGAAACACGCCGTAGGCCCCGGCGCGGCCGCCTTACAGCTCTTCCTCGCACTGCAGTTATACCTCAACAGCTCCCAGCCCGCTTCTCTGAGCCTCGCCAGGGCGAAGAGATGTTTAACGGAAAACGACATTCCTTTTGTCCTTTACCCATCGCCGAGGAGGACGTCATGGTGGGACTGGGAGCGGCTGGGGGTGCCAACGTCGTGTCTCATAGTGGCTTACGACGCCTTTTGTCAAGTGGGGAGAGCAAAAGTGAAGTTCCGCGTTATATGCGGAGGGCGGCGTATGTCTAGACCCCTATACCGAGAGCGGATAAAGATAGCGGAGAGGGGAGGCGCTTAGCGTTAAGGGGGAATGCTAAGGCTATATGCGGGAGGCCGCCCCCAGCAATATTTAATAGCACCGGCTAAACTCTCCCTTATGAAAGAGGTGATATACACTGATAAAGCCCCCAAGCCCATTGGGCCCTACTCGCAAGCTGTGAGAGTGGGAAACCTATTGTTCGTCTCGGGGCAAATACCCGTAGACCCCAAAACGGGAGAGGTCGTAAAGGGCGATATACGCGACCAGACTAGACAAGTGTTAGAGAATATAAAGGCCGTCTTAGAGGCCGCGGGCTATACCTTAAACGACGTGGTCATGGCCTTCGTCTTTTTAGCAGACATGAACCACTTCCCCCTATTCAACGAGGTGTACGCCATGTACTTCCCCGAGAGGCCTCCAGCCAGAGTCACAGTACAAGCCGCCCGTCTCCCCAGGGATGTTTTAATAGAAATTGCAGTAATAGCGGCTAGGGGGTGAGGAGGACTCGCAGCGCGGAGCGGTGACGACGAACCGGGTGCCGACCCTTTTTATAATTGGTGGCGGAGCCGAAGGGCTGAGGCGCGCTAAGATGTGCGGCGCAGTGCACATAGACCGCTACGGCGAGGTCAATCCCGCGGAGGTTGAGGGAGGAGTACAGGCACATGTGGAGGAGACAGGCCTGGCGCTAATACTGCTGGACTCTGCGGAGAGAATATACCTTTACCCAGAATTCGCCGACTTGTTGCCCAGGCTCCCCCCTGAGAAAGTAGTAGTAGTCGCCCCCGCGGGACATCCCCTCTGCGCCTCTTACAAATGCGGAGAGCCCTGTTCATAGCCACCACCTCTCTCACAAGGGCAGGCGTCGAGGCTTGTGTGGACTTCTTAGAGGCTATTGCCCCCAA
It encodes the following:
- a CDS encoding helicase HerA domain-containing protein — its product is MEKIGVVIKSPSIHYYIFRPFRGVELDVGAFVIAEVDGVRVISRVTAIRHKNVAADPRLIAQFDDETTVREIKETLGIEEVLYYTEAKAVVLGARRGRRVYKPQKPVKPLTYVYSATARELEEFFAPADDGVYISIGRIKGTSIPAYIDAEKLVTQHCAILASTGAGKSWLAGVIVERLSLLDIPIVIIDPHGEYSAMSIPATEEGNAVAEKTRIYVVGKVDVSPVDEAFKKKYGKPRSYVRVGINPRSIPLRTLEKILDMLYTLSDAQKRILEEGWQWATSYGERQPLTTVEELVNEVLEGGKHAAPPGYAGEMAMRGLEGRLKSLFYTSPIFITKYGDAFQGEPIKLLDPEAYLTPAIHIFDISGLDGLDQQIFVAVLLDQLYRTAARRKNLATFIVIEEAHNFAPASTPAVSKSYIVKIAREGRKFGLGLCLITQRPSRLDPDVASQAMTQIFKRMINPHDLKYVSTVAEHLDDPRPLRALDETEAVITGISVPVPIVAVVDTRWTRHGGTAPSLKRK
- the tuf gene encoding translation elongation factor EF-1 subunit alpha — translated: MPSIILPPKPTALQKPHINLAVVGHVDNGKSTLVGRLLYETGYVDEKALKEIEEMAKKIGKEDFAFAWILDRFKEERERGVTIEATHVGFETNKLFITIIDLPGHRDFVKNMIVGASQADAALFVISARPGEFEAAIGPQGQGREHLFLIRTLGVQQIVVAVNKMDVVNYDQKRYEQVKAEVSKLLKLLGYDPSKIHFIPVSAIKGDNIKTKSSNTPWYTGPTLLEVFDSFQPPQRPVDKPLRMPIQDVFTITGAGTVVVGRVETGVLKVGDRVVIVPPAKVGDVRSIETHHMKLEQAQPGDNIGVNVRGIAKEDVKRGDVLGKPDNVPTVAEEIVARIVVLWHPTAIGPGYAPVMHIHTATVPVQITELVSKLDPRTGQAVEQKPQFIKQGDVAIVKIKPLKPVVAEKFSDFPPLGRFALRDMGRTIAAGQILEVKPAQVQIK
- a CDS encoding cysteine hydrolase family protein — its product is MLPETVKVPKIAVVDKVSLPAKQTALVIVDMQNDFAHPDGKLYGPAAREIIPRIASLLERARAKGVRVVYTQDTHYKDDPVEFPIWGQHVVKGTWGWQIVEELKPREGDIVIEKMRYDAFFGTPLDHVLRMYGVRHLVVTGTVANICVLHTVASARLRLYDVVVPIDAIAALNEFDYAAALRQMDFLYKVTLTTTQGVEFS
- a CDS encoding PaRep2a protein: MPFVLYPSPRRTSWWDWERLGVPTSCLIVAYDAFCQVGRAKVKFRVICGGRRMSRPLYRERIKIAERGGA
- a CDS encoding RidA family protein, with the translated sequence MKEVIYTDKAPKPIGPYSQAVRVGNLLFVSGQIPVDPKTGEVVKGDIRDQTRQVLENIKAVLEAAGYTLNDVVMAFVFLADMNHFPLFNEVYAMYFPERPPARVTVQAARLPRDVLIEIAVIAARG